The Penicillium oxalicum strain HP7-1 chromosome IV, whole genome shotgun sequence genome contains a region encoding:
- a CDS encoding Alpha N-terminal protein methyltransferase 1, with protein MSQDMESQNESISGSSVPADSKIDHAASIRYWSSLPSTSSNMLGMLGQYPWYSRIELQGSKNFLSKVRRLLPTVPSGGQFRQGVDCGAGVGRVTEGFLRHVCTVVDAVEPVPKFTQVLQEGPLKKDGVVGDIYTVGLENWYPEKKYDLIWTQWCVGHLTDAQLVQYVSRCREALTETGLMVVKENLSTSPNEQDMYDDEDSSVTRTDAKFKQIFEEAGMTVIKAEIQTGFPKQFKLLPVKSYALRPKV; from the coding sequence ATGTCTCAAGATATGGAATCTCAAAATGAGTCCATCTCAGGTTCATCAGTCCCGGCTGATTCCAAGATTGACCACGCTGCATCCATTCGGTACTGGAGTAGCCTCCCCAGTACCTCAAGCAACATGCTTGGCATGCTGGGCCAATATCCGTGGTACTCGCGTATCGAATTGCAAGGATCCAAGAACTTTCTGAGCAAAGTTCGTCGACTCCTGCCCACAGTGCCGTCTGGTGGGCAATTCCGCCAGGGCGTGGACTGCGGTGCCGGTGTCGGGCGTGTGACGGAAGGCTTTCTCCGTCATGTATGCACAGTGGTCGATGCGGTTGAGCCAGTGCCCAAATTTACTCAGGTGCTGCAGGAAGGACCGCTCAAGAAAGACGGGGTGGTGGGTGACATTTACACCGTGGGGTTGGAAAACTGGTATCCAGAGAAAAAATACGACTTGATCTGGACCCAGTGGTGCGTGGGTCATCTCACAGACGCGCAACTCGTTCAGTATGTCTCTCGGTGTCGGGAGGCTTTGACGGAGACGGGCTTAatggtggtgaaagagaATCTGTCCACTTCGCCCAACGAGCAAGACAtgtatgatgatgaggacagCAGCGTCACTCGGACGGATGCCAAATTCAAGCAAATCTTCGAAGAGGCTGGAATGACGGTCATCAAGGCGGAGATTCAGACTGGCTTCCCAAAGCAGTTTAAGCTTCTGCCTGTCAAGTCGTATGCCTTGCGACCCAAAGTGTGA